The Arthrobacter russicus genome has a segment encoding these proteins:
- the whiA gene encoding DNA-binding protein WhiA: MALTAAVKEELSRLEVRKSSVRKAEVSAMLRFAGGLHIISGRIVIEAEVDLAATARRLRVAIAELYGHQSEIIVVSGGGLRRGNRYVVRVVREGEALARQTGLLDSRGRPVRGLPSVVVNGSAADAEAVWRGAFLAHGSLTEPGRSSSLEVTCPGPEAALALVGSARRLGIAAKAREVRGIDRVVIRDGDTIAALLTRMGAHETLLVWEERRMRKEVRATANRLANFDDANLRRSAQAAVAAGARVDRALEILGDDVPDHLKYAGELRVAHKQASLDELGRLADPPMTKDAIAGRIRRLLAMADKRASDLGIPSTEANVTLEMLEE, translated from the coding sequence ATGGCGCTGACCGCAGCGGTAAAAGAGGAGCTTTCCCGGCTCGAGGTGCGCAAATCCTCGGTGCGCAAAGCCGAGGTTTCCGCCATGCTGCGCTTTGCCGGGGGACTGCACATCATTTCCGGTCGGATCGTGATCGAAGCCGAAGTCGATCTGGCGGCGACGGCCCGCCGGCTGCGCGTCGCGATCGCGGAACTCTACGGGCACCAGAGCGAGATCATCGTGGTTTCCGGCGGCGGCTTGCGCCGGGGCAACCGGTATGTGGTGCGGGTGGTCCGGGAGGGTGAAGCCCTGGCCCGGCAAACGGGTCTGTTGGACAGCCGGGGCCGTCCGGTGCGCGGCCTGCCTTCCGTGGTGGTCAACGGCTCGGCGGCCGACGCGGAGGCGGTCTGGCGCGGCGCATTCCTGGCGCACGGTTCGTTGACCGAGCCCGGCCGTTCGTCCTCGCTCGAAGTGACGTGTCCGGGACCGGAGGCCGCACTGGCCCTGGTCGGTTCGGCCCGGCGTCTGGGCATCGCGGCGAAAGCCCGGGAAGTCCGCGGCATCGACCGGGTGGTGATCCGGGACGGCGATACGATCGCTGCGCTGCTCACCCGGATGGGCGCGCATGAGACCTTGTTGGTCTGGGAAGAGCGCCGGATGCGCAAGGAAGTGCGGGCCACGGCGAACCGCTTGGCCAATTTCGACGACGCAAATCTGCGCCGCTCGGCGCAAGCCGCGGTTGCTGCGGGAGCGCGGGTGGACCGGGCCTTGGAGATCCTCGGCGACGATGTGCCGGATCATTTGAAGTACGCCGGTGAGCTCCGGGTCGCGCACAAGCAGGCGAGCTTGGACGAACTGGGCCGCTTGGCCGACCCGCCGATGACCAAGGACGCGATTGCCGGGCGGATCCGGAGGCTGCTCGCTATGGCGGACAAGCGTGCCTCTGATTTGGGCATACCCAGCACGGAGGCGAATGTGACATTGGAGATGCTCGAGGAATAG
- a CDS encoding superoxide dismutase, whose product MTFTQYTLPDLPYDYAALEPHISARIMELHHDKHHAAYVAGANTALERLAAAREKGDFTYITGLSKDLAFHLGGHTNHSIFWNNLSPDGGDKPEGELAAAIDDAFGSFDAFRAQFSAAALGLQGSGWAILAYEPIGGNLVIEQLYDQQANVPVATTPLLMLDMWEHAFYLDYVNVKADYVKAFWNIANWADSAKRFEAARTGARGLVVL is encoded by the coding sequence GTGACATTCACGCAGTACACACTTCCCGATCTGCCCTACGATTACGCGGCTCTAGAGCCGCATATTTCGGCCAGGATCATGGAACTGCACCACGACAAGCACCATGCGGCATATGTGGCCGGCGCGAACACGGCCCTCGAGCGCTTGGCTGCGGCCCGGGAAAAGGGTGACTTCACCTACATCACCGGCCTGTCCAAGGATCTGGCCTTCCACTTGGGTGGACACACTAACCACTCGATCTTCTGGAACAACCTTTCGCCGGACGGCGGCGACAAGCCCGAAGGCGAACTGGCCGCGGCCATCGATGACGCGTTCGGCTCGTTCGACGCTTTCCGGGCGCAGTTCTCGGCGGCAGCACTCGGCCTGCAGGGTTCCGGTTGGGCGATCTTGGCATACGAGCCGATCGGCGGCAACCTGGTGATCGAACAGCTCTACGATCAGCAGGCGAATGTGCCGGTGGCGACCACTCCGCTCTTGATGCTGGACATGTGGGAGCACGCTTTCTACCTGGATTACGTCAACGTCAAGGCGGACTACGTCAAGGCGTTCTGGAACATTGCGAACTGGGCGGATTCCGCCAAGCGCTTCGAAGCGGCGCGCACCGGCGCCCGGGGACTGGTCGTCCTCTGA
- the gap gene encoding type I glyceraldehyde-3-phosphate dehydrogenase — protein MTTKIGINGFGRIGRNYFRAALEQGADLEIVAVNDLTSPEALAHLLKYDSVTGRIKATVDVVDGNLVVNGKTIKVLAERDPANLPWAELGVDIVIESTGFFTKAADAQKHIDAGAKKVLISAPASDEDVTIVLGVNDGDYDPAKHNIISNASCTTNCLGPLAKVLNDNFGIERGLMTTIHAYTADQNLQDGPHKDLRRARAAAINIVPTSTGAAKAIGLVLPELKGKLDGYALRVPVPTGSATDLTATVSREVTVEEVNAAYQAAAESGPLKGYLTYTEDPIVSSDIVTDPASSIFDAGLTKVIGNQVKVVSWYDNEWGYSNRLVDLTELVASKL, from the coding sequence GTGACCACAAAGATCGGCATCAACGGCTTCGGCCGAATCGGACGCAACTACTTCCGTGCGGCTCTGGAGCAGGGCGCAGACCTGGAGATCGTCGCGGTCAACGACCTGACCAGCCCGGAAGCGCTGGCCCATCTGCTCAAATACGATTCGGTCACCGGCCGGATCAAGGCGACCGTCGACGTCGTCGACGGGAACCTGGTGGTCAACGGCAAGACCATCAAAGTCCTGGCCGAGCGGGATCCCGCGAATCTGCCGTGGGCCGAGCTGGGCGTGGACATCGTGATCGAGTCCACCGGATTCTTCACCAAAGCCGCCGATGCGCAAAAGCACATCGATGCCGGCGCCAAGAAAGTGTTGATCTCCGCACCCGCTTCCGATGAAGATGTCACCATCGTTTTGGGTGTCAATGACGGCGATTATGATCCGGCGAAGCACAACATCATCTCGAATGCTTCCTGCACGACCAACTGCTTGGGCCCGCTCGCCAAGGTGCTGAACGACAACTTCGGCATCGAACGCGGTTTGATGACCACGATCCACGCCTACACCGCGGATCAGAACCTGCAGGACGGCCCGCACAAGGATCTGCGTCGCGCCCGCGCTGCCGCGATCAACATTGTGCCTACCTCGACTGGTGCGGCGAAAGCGATCGGTCTGGTGCTGCCGGAACTGAAGGGAAAACTCGACGGTTACGCATTGCGGGTGCCGGTTCCGACCGGCTCGGCAACTGATCTGACTGCAACCGTTTCGCGTGAAGTTACGGTTGAAGAAGTGAACGCCGCGTACCAGGCAGCAGCTGAGAGCGGCCCGCTCAAGGGCTACCTGACCTACACCGAGGATCCGATCGTCTCCTCGGACATCGTAACCGATCCGGCGTCGTCGATCTTCGATGCCGGATTGACCAAGGTGATCGGCAACCAGGTGAAGGTGGTTTCCTGGTACGACAACGAATGGGGCTACTCGAACCGCTTGGTGGACCTGACCGAGCTTGTAGCGTCTAAGCTCTAA
- a CDS encoding phosphoglycerate kinase → MTLHTLDELIADGVQGRYVLVRSDLNVPLSGAPDGTQTVADDGRVRASLPVIEKLAKAGARVLVLAHLGRPQGVPEAKYSLRPAADRLAELAEVPVSLAGDVSGTAAKAAAAGLSDGQVLVLENVRFDPRETAKDDAERAAFAAELAGLGGSGAAYVDDAFGAVHRKHASVYDLALKLPAYQGDLVRTELEVLRKLTESPERPYVVVLGGSKVSDKLAVIDNLIGKADAILVGGGMLFTFLAALGYRVGASLLEEDQVGAVTNYLNRAKGAGTRFILPTDVVVAEKFAPDAAHELVAADAIESSSFGGSGIGLDIGPATAAAFAEQITAAKTVFWNGPMGVFEFPAFAEGTRAVAAALAGSGAFSVVGGGDSASAVRSLGFADDAFGHISTGGGASLEFLEGKELPGLSALDRN, encoded by the coding sequence ATGACATTGCACACCCTTGACGAACTCATCGCCGACGGTGTCCAGGGGCGGTACGTTTTGGTCCGAAGCGACCTGAACGTGCCGCTTTCTGGCGCTCCGGACGGAACGCAGACAGTGGCCGACGACGGCCGGGTCCGGGCCTCGCTCCCCGTGATCGAGAAACTGGCCAAGGCCGGTGCCCGGGTCCTGGTGCTCGCGCACCTGGGCCGACCGCAGGGCGTGCCGGAGGCCAAATACTCTTTGCGCCCGGCGGCCGACCGGTTGGCCGAGCTCGCGGAGGTACCGGTTTCTTTGGCCGGAGATGTTTCCGGCACCGCCGCGAAAGCCGCAGCTGCGGGGCTCTCCGATGGCCAGGTGCTGGTTCTGGAGAACGTCCGCTTCGATCCGCGGGAGACGGCCAAAGACGACGCGGAACGTGCGGCCTTCGCGGCCGAGCTGGCCGGTCTGGGCGGATCCGGTGCGGCGTATGTGGACGACGCATTCGGCGCGGTGCACCGCAAACACGCCAGCGTCTACGACCTGGCGTTGAAGCTGCCTGCTTATCAGGGGGATTTGGTCCGTACCGAACTCGAGGTGCTGCGCAAGCTCACCGAGTCGCCGGAGCGGCCCTATGTCGTGGTACTGGGCGGTTCAAAGGTCTCCGACAAACTGGCCGTGATCGACAATCTGATCGGCAAGGCGGATGCGATCCTGGTCGGCGGCGGAATGCTGTTCACCTTCCTCGCGGCGTTGGGCTATCGGGTGGGCGCGAGCCTGCTCGAGGAAGACCAAGTGGGGGCGGTGACGAACTACCTGAACCGCGCGAAGGGCGCCGGGACCCGCTTCATCCTGCCGACCGACGTCGTGGTGGCGGAAAAGTTCGCTCCGGACGCTGCGCACGAGTTGGTCGCTGCGGACGCGATCGAGTCGAGTTCCTTCGGCGGCAGCGGCATCGGGCTGGACATCGGTCCGGCCACTGCGGCAGCGTTCGCCGAGCAGATCACTGCGGCGAAGACCGTATTCTGGAACGGCCCGATGGGCGTGTTCGAGTTCCCGGCCTTCGCCGAAGGCACCCGCGCGGTGGCTGCGGCCCTGGCCGGGAGCGGCGCGTTCAGCGTCGTCGGCGGTGGCGATTCGGCCTCGGCCGTGCGCAGCCTGGGCTTCGCCGACGATGCCTTCGGGCATATTTCCACCGGTGGCGGTGCCAGCTTGGAGTTCTTGGAAGGCAAGGAGCTGCCCGGGCTGAGTGCCCTGGACCGCAACTAA
- a CDS encoding flavin reductase family protein, whose translation MTSPYDISPSSMRAVLGHFATGLAVITAAGPDGPIGFTCQSLTSLSLDPALVSFNPSRNSASWPAIRSVGRFAVNILPAGAEALALRFSRKGVDRFHGVEWRLSAQGSPHLQAAAAWVDCELHTEYDGGDHTIAVGRVNGLATAESGTDPLLFVYGKFAALRQGAWQALSA comes from the coding sequence GTGACTTCGCCGTACGACATCAGCCCGAGCAGCATGCGCGCGGTCCTCGGCCATTTCGCCACCGGGCTCGCGGTGATCACCGCCGCAGGTCCGGACGGTCCGATCGGTTTCACCTGCCAATCGTTGACCTCGCTCTCGCTCGATCCGGCGCTGGTCTCCTTCAACCCGAGCCGGAATTCGGCCAGCTGGCCGGCGATCCGCAGCGTCGGCCGGTTCGCGGTGAACATTTTACCGGCGGGCGCCGAAGCGCTCGCGCTGCGCTTCAGCCGCAAGGGTGTCGATCGGTTCCACGGCGTCGAATGGCGGCTCTCGGCGCAGGGGAGTCCGCATTTGCAGGCCGCGGCCGCCTGGGTGGACTGCGAGCTGCATACCGAGTACGACGGCGGCGACCACACCATCGCGGTGGGCCGCGTGAACGGCCTCGCGACGGCGGAGTCCGGGACTGATCCCTTGCTGTTCGTGTACGGAAAGTTCGCCGCCCTGCGCCAGGGCGCGTGGCAGGCGTTGAGCGCGTGA
- a CDS encoding LLM class flavin-dependent oxidoreductase: protein MKFQLLDLVAHQPNPVSGRLVSVAERFAQTVGLASRAEALGFDCFAVGERHAGPFLSSSPAVLLGAIAAATSRIRLQTGVTVLTLADAFRAAEDYATVDQLSRGRLEITIGKGNELAQFPLFDVSAEQQYEILAEKYGLLRRLWREENVDWQGSFRSALESATSQPRPYGGPIRIWHGSATSRAAVELAARWGDPLFSANAIQPLAAYQELIAYYFESYERHGHDPSRAYLGAGSGAGGVFIADSAAEAKRQFGPVYEGLVAARNVPGNNSPFRGIEHAIAEGPALVGTAEQVVDKILRFHQSFSHDLQSVSLPSTLPLEQQLEVLERFAAEVIPAVRREVTTTLWQDGDPYARRPAFAGGRGADPRRPPITQQTALLAL from the coding sequence GTGAAATTCCAACTCCTCGACCTCGTCGCGCATCAGCCCAACCCGGTCTCCGGCCGCCTGGTGAGCGTTGCGGAACGGTTCGCGCAGACCGTCGGTTTGGCCAGCCGGGCTGAAGCGCTGGGCTTCGACTGCTTTGCGGTCGGCGAACGCCATGCCGGCCCGTTCCTGTCCAGTTCACCGGCAGTGCTGTTGGGTGCGATCGCCGCCGCGACGAGCCGGATCCGGTTGCAGACCGGGGTCACGGTGCTGACCCTCGCAGATGCCTTCCGGGCCGCCGAAGACTACGCCACAGTCGACCAGTTGTCCCGGGGCCGGCTGGAAATCACCATCGGCAAGGGGAACGAACTCGCCCAGTTCCCGCTCTTCGATGTCTCCGCCGAGCAGCAGTATGAAATCCTGGCCGAGAAATACGGCCTCCTGCGGCGACTCTGGCGGGAGGAAAATGTGGACTGGCAGGGCAGTTTCCGGAGTGCTCTCGAATCCGCAACCAGCCAGCCGCGCCCTTATGGCGGCCCGATCCGGATCTGGCACGGCTCGGCGACGTCGCGAGCTGCCGTGGAGCTCGCCGCGCGATGGGGCGACCCGCTGTTCAGCGCGAACGCGATTCAGCCGCTGGCCGCCTACCAGGAACTGATCGCCTACTACTTCGAAAGCTATGAACGGCATGGACACGATCCCAGCCGGGCCTACTTGGGCGCCGGATCCGGGGCCGGCGGGGTTTTTATCGCGGACAGCGCCGCGGAGGCGAAGCGGCAGTTCGGTCCGGTCTACGAGGGCCTGGTCGCAGCCCGCAATGTCCCGGGGAACAACTCGCCGTTCCGCGGCATCGAACATGCCATCGCGGAAGGTCCGGCCCTGGTCGGCACGGCGGAGCAGGTGGTGGACAAAATCCTGCGGTTCCATCAGAGCTTCAGCCACGATTTGCAGTCGGTCTCCTTGCCCAGCACCTTGCCCTTGGAACAACAGCTGGAGGTCTTGGAGCGCTTTGCCGCCGAGGTGATTCCGGCGGTCCGGCGAGAGGTCACGACCACGCTGTGGCAGGATGGCGATCCTTATGCACGGCGGCCCGCTTTCGCCGGCGGCCGCGGTGCGGACCCACGAAGGCCGCCGATTACCCAGCAGACGGCGCTGTTGGCGCTCTGA